Part of the Candidatus Cybelea sp. genome is shown below.
TCAGCTACGTCCAGGCACACGGCGATCGCTGCCGGATGGCGGTCGATCATTCCGTTGTAAACCTTTCGAGCCTGCTCGTATCCCCCATCGGCCGGAGTGAGCAGCTCGCCCCGCAATTTCGCGCGCAGCTCGGGAAGTCGTCCTTCGAGATTCGTAGCAGTCATCTTCGACTATTGACCCGTGAGCGTCGTGGACGCCGGCCCAATGCCGTTAATCTGTACGACCGTTTCACCTTTAGCCATAGCATAATGGGGCGTTTCCGGCGGAATCGATACATACGAGCCGGGCGTCAGCGCAAGCATCTTCGAACTATTGAACGACGAGCCGACGCCAACCATGAGCGTTCCGCGAATAACCGTAACGTTCTCCGTGTCGCCGTGCGTATGCGCGGCGATTTTCGTCTCGTTGGGCAGTTCCAAACGCACGGTGTACTGGGACCCGGCCTTGCCGGGATCACCGGAGAGAACCGCCATCCTGGCCTCAGCCGGATACGGCTTTGGCGCTGGACCATACTTCGCTTGATTTGGCATGACGATCGTTGGTTGACCCGCCGCCATCGCGCCCAACGAGCCAACGGCGAGAATGCATGCGAGAGGCAGCAGTGCGGCATGTGAAGCTTTCATGATCGGTCTCCTTTTCGATTCTCTCACGTCCAGCGTGGGAGATAGCGAAGACTAGCGCATGCGGCGTTAGTCGATCGTTAGGCCGCGGCTTTCACCTGCCGTCCGCCAAGAGGCTGCGTGCCGCCGCAAGGTCCGGGGTGTCGAAGCCTTCGGAGAACGAATCCAGCGTCCGCGCCAGCAGCTCCCTGGCCCCCGTTGACTGAACCGATGTGCGCCAGAGCCGCGCGAGGCTGGTGACTACGCGCAGCTCGAACGATTTCGCCTTTTGCGCCCTCGCTATTTCCAGCGCGCGCCGATACGCTGCATCGCCTTCCGAGGCACCGGCGCCGCGCGCGACGAGGAGCTCGCCCCGCAAGCGGTGCAACTCGGCATCCCACCACCGCTCGTTGCTCTCGCGCGCAGCGGCCAACCCGGTCTCGATCGCGTGCAGGCCAAGCTCTGGTTCGTGTGCCCGCAAACAGACGTCTGCGAGCAGCGCTTGGTAGTAAGGCAACCTTATCCGCGCGCCGGTGCTGGTGAATCCTTGGATAGCATCCTCGACTTCCGAGATCGACTCGGACCGTGGCCGATCGCAGGCCCTCGCATATGCGGCGAGGATCGACGCCCACGCGCCATAGTACGGAGCCGCGAATTGGGTGCTCAGACGTAATGCTTCTTCGGCCTGCCGTCGAAAGGCTACGGCGTCAGCGCGCAGCTGTTGCAGCAATGCGAAGTACGTGGCTGCTAGTGCCTGGTTGAAGGGCTGCCCCAGATCGAACGCCAGCTCAACGGCCTCAAGACACCGATCAAGAGCCTTCTGCGGCCGGCCCACGCACCAAAATGCATGCGACTGCCATGCCGACGAGATGATCCGGTAGTTCAAACCTTGAGAATCCTGGAGGTGCTGGAGCTGCCGAGGATCGAGATTTTGAAAGAGGCTCTCCCACTCGTCGATGGCTTCGTGGAACCGCCCCCGCACCAGTTGGGCTCCCACCATCATGGCAACGGCAGAGAGCTGGCGCTCGCCGCGCGGCGACCGCTGTACGAGTTCGGCGATCTCGTCGGTGAGGAGTTGCGCGCGCTCGTGTTTGCCCTGCACGAGATAGAGGGACTGCAGTCCGTAGAGTACTTGGGTGCGCTGGGCCGGAGTTCCAATCTTTTCGCTCAGCGCGAGCGCTCGGTCGAGCACGGATTCGAGTTCGGGTGTCGTCCAGCCGCGCGTCACTCGGAAAATCGGTGCGAGCACGAGTTGCAGTTCGAGTTCCCGAGCATCACGATTCGAGTTTTCGGGCAATGTCGATACCAGCGCGAGTCCCCGTTCGATCTGGGACTGCGCCTCGCTATTGGCGTACACGGATTGCGCTGCAGCGGCGGCGCGGATATAGTAGGGAATTGCCCGCTCCACTAGTCCCGCGCGGTCGAAATGAGCGGCAATTTGGCCGCTCACACGATCGAGATCGGAGCTCTTTGCACCCTCGAGTGCGCACGCAACGATTTGGTGGAGCGAACGTCGTTGCGGCGCGCTGATCTGCTCGTACGCGACTTCGCGCAGCTTGTCGTGGGTGAAGTCATAGGTGTTCGGAGTCTGCTCGCGGAGGATGCGCTTCTCCGAGAGCTCGTCGAGCGCCGGTACGAGCTGATGCTCGGAGCACTTTAGCGCTTGAGCGAGGATCGATAGTTCGCACGCGCGCGCCACCGTGGCCGCGGCGGAAACGACTTCTCTTGCGGTCGGTGAGAGTTGGGCCAGCCGGCTTGCGATCACGGCCTGGACCCGCGGCGACAGCCCGGAACCGTCGGCACTCGCGTCCAGAGTACGGCCGCCGTTATTACGGAGCATCTCGACCACGAAGAGCGGGTTGCCCTCGGTTTCGCGGAAGAGACGCGTGGTCGTTTCGACGTCGAAGGGGCGGTTTGCCACCTGAGCGGCAAGTGCCGCGGTTTCGGCGGCGTCGAGCGCCTCGAGCGTGATTTCTGTAAGCGCCGACTCCTCTTGGAGACGCAGTCGCAGCTCGCGAAATGGATGAGACCTCGACAACTCCTCGGATCGAACGGTTCCGACGACGAGCACCGAAGGCGCAGGCTTAAAGCGCAGCAGGAAGTGCAGCCACTGGAGCGTTTCAGGATCGCACCACTGCAGGTCGTCGATGACCAAAAGAAGCGGCTGCGGAGCAGCCAGGACGGCGCGTACCAATCCTTCGAAGAGCCGCTGACGTTCACCCAATCCCCCCTGCGGTATCGCGCGCCGCCTGCTCGCGAGATCGGGCACCACTCGCGTAACTTCCGTGAACCAAACATCATCGAGATTGTCGAGGGTCGGGCGAAGCGCTTCGCATCGCAGCCATTCCGTCACCGGAGCGAGCGGCAATCGCCCTTCCGCGGCATAACAGCGCGTTTTCGCCGTAGCAAAGCCCAGGCGGTCGGCCCACGAGACGAGCTCCGCGGCAAGTCGCGACTTGCCGATACCGGCTTCGCCTGCTACGAGCGTAAAGTGGGCAGTTCCGGCGGCCGCCAAGTCCCACGCGGTTCGAAGTGCGCGCCACTCGTCGACTCGGCCGACCAGCGGCGGGCTGGACACGAGGGCATCCCGTCGATCGGTGTCGCGAGTAATGGTTCGGTCTTCCGCTTTGATACGCTCGTGCAGGCGAAGCGTTGATTCGCTAGGCCCGGTGTCGAGTTCGCGCTGGAGTGCCTCGCAGCACTCCCGGAAGACGTGCAAGGCCCCGGCTCGATCGTTGCAAAGGGCGCAGAGGCGCATGAGGCACCGGTAGGCTTCTTCATCAGTTGGATCGTGCTTAATCCAGTGCTTGACGTATGGCAACGCCGTCTTGTATTCGCGCGTCGATTCGATCAGCTGCACGAGTTGTTGGACGGCTTGAATGCATCTGTGCGCCAGACGGTCGCGTTCGGCAAAGATCCACTCATCGTAGCAGCTGGGCACCAGCGGTCCCGCGCACAGATCGATGGCTCGTTTTAAAGCGGCCTGCCGGTGCGACGCATCGTCAATCGCTTTAGCCTCTTCGGCTGTGGCGAGCACTTCCTCGAATGCAATCGCATCGACATGGCATGACTCGCGGAACTCCCATTGCACGGAGCTCGCCGTGGTACGCAAGAATCCTTGGGCTTCTCCCAGCGCTTCTCGAAGCTGGTGAAGGAGTTGCCGGAGATTATTTCGCGCATTCGACTCCTCGGCATCCGGCCAGAAGAGGAACGCGAGATGCGAACGCGACTGCGGAGCGCCGGCATGAAGCAGCAAATAAATGAAGAGCGTTTGGAGACGTGCAGCGGCGAGCTTGCTCAACTGGCGACCATCGAGCGTAGCGTCGAATTGTCCCAGAAGGCGAACGTGCAGCTGCATTGGACAGGCGCTCAGCGGAGAAGCCTCCTCCGAAGCCATTTCCCGGTGGGCAATTTTTTTTCAGTTCGAGCCGG
Proteins encoded:
- a CDS encoding cupin domain-containing protein codes for the protein MKASHAALLPLACILAVGSLGAMAAGQPTIVMPNQAKYGPAPKPYPAEARMAVLSGDPGKAGSQYTVRLELPNETKIAAHTHGDTENVTVIRGTLMVGVGSSFNSSKMLALTPGSYVSIPPETPHYAMAKGETVVQINGIGPASTTLTGQ
- a CDS encoding AAA family ATPase, coding for MQLHVRLLGQFDATLDGRQLSKLAAARLQTLFIYLLLHAGAPQSRSHLAFLFWPDAEESNARNNLRQLLHQLREALGEAQGFLRTTASSVQWEFRESCHVDAIAFEEVLATAEEAKAIDDASHRQAALKRAIDLCAGPLVPSCYDEWIFAERDRLAHRCIQAVQQLVQLIESTREYKTALPYVKHWIKHDPTDEEAYRCLMRLCALCNDRAGALHVFRECCEALQRELDTGPSESTLRLHERIKAEDRTITRDTDRRDALVSSPPLVGRVDEWRALRTAWDLAAAGTAHFTLVAGEAGIGKSRLAAELVSWADRLGFATAKTRCYAAEGRLPLAPVTEWLRCEALRPTLDNLDDVWFTEVTRVVPDLASRRRAIPQGGLGERQRLFEGLVRAVLAAPQPLLLVIDDLQWCDPETLQWLHFLLRFKPAPSVLVVGTVRSEELSRSHPFRELRLRLQEESALTEITLEALDAAETAALAAQVANRPFDVETTTRLFRETEGNPLFVVEMLRNNGGRTLDASADGSGLSPRVQAVIASRLAQLSPTAREVVSAAATVARACELSILAQALKCSEHQLVPALDELSEKRILREQTPNTYDFTHDKLREVAYEQISAPQRRSLHQIVACALEGAKSSDLDRVSGQIAAHFDRAGLVERAIPYYIRAAAAAQSVYANSEAQSQIERGLALVSTLPENSNRDARELELQLVLAPIFRVTRGWTTPELESVLDRALALSEKIGTPAQRTQVLYGLQSLYLVQGKHERAQLLTDEIAELVQRSPRGERQLSAVAMMVGAQLVRGRFHEAIDEWESLFQNLDPRQLQHLQDSQGLNYRIISSAWQSHAFWCVGRPQKALDRCLEAVELAFDLGQPFNQALAATYFALLQQLRADAVAFRRQAEEALRLSTQFAAPYYGAWASILAAYARACDRPRSESISEVEDAIQGFTSTGARIRLPYYQALLADVCLRAHEPELGLHAIETGLAAARESNERWWDAELHRLRGELLVARGAGASEGDAAYRRALEIARAQKAKSFELRVVTSLARLWRTSVQSTGARELLARTLDSFSEGFDTPDLAAARSLLADGR